Proteins encoded in a region of the Anopheles ziemanni chromosome 2, idAnoZiCoDA_A2_x.2, whole genome shotgun sequence genome:
- the LOC131294421 gene encoding serine protease inhibitor 2-like, producing MIKFTFVALLVLVKAQHDVLGPYQQKRQVEFELQWIKRVFQNSDSNVVLSPFSIQMLLVLLNEATASTNEELHQVIDSFGQSRSEGFFKDALASAQEQNEHFDLNIATNLFVDDFIDATIKFQQIARVFYDALVEKVSYSKPTEAAAIINRWVSDSTKGRLREIVTPDGLEGAVITLINVIYFKGLWTFPFPEIPNNSKPFNGSRGKTSNAMYMEQNGHFYYDNSAELGAQILRLPYRGNKLAMYFILPNQGNSVQSVLDRLDNEVLHRALWYMDESEVNVTIPRFKIDFSETLNEPLQAMGIKEIFSVNASLSLLARGRGVDGKIRVSRILQKAAITINEFGSETQSSAETSLTGKFGGNEVQTFTANRPFIFFIEDEAFGTMLFAGKVEDPQIIATVLMFVVNAQRDAHGPYQQKRQVAFDLQFLKEVFQKQNSNVVLSPFSVKILLTLIYEASDTNFGSSVSQTNKELNAVIQPEGIEKTRSFYKDLLASAQEQNEDFDLNIATNFYVDDFIEVINKYQQIAKAHYDASVEKVSYSKPTEAAAIINRWVSDSTKGRLREIVTPDGLEGAVITLINVIYFKGLWTFPFPEIPNNSKPFYGSRGKTSNAMYMEQNGHFYYDNSAELGAQILRLPYRGNKLAMYFILPNQGNSVQSVLDRLDNEVLHRALWYMDESEVNVTIPRFKIDFSETLNEPLQAIGIKEIFSVNASLPLLARGRGARGEVRVSRIFQKAGITINELGSEAYAATEIQLVNKFGGDGVQIFTANRPFIFFIEDEAFGTMLFAGKVEDPSI from the exons ATGATCAAGTTTACCTTCGTAGCATTGCTAG TTCTTGTGAAAGCCCAACACGATGTCCTTGGACCGTACCAACAGAAGAGACAAGTTGAATTTGAATTGCAATGGATAAAG AGGGTCTTCCAGAACAGCGACTCAAACGTTGTGTTGTCTCCTTTCTCAATTCAAATGCTACTTGTGTTACTGAACGAGGCAACAGCATCCACAAATGAAGAGCTTCATCAAGTGATCGATTCATTTGGACAGAGCCGGAGCGAAGGATTTTTTAAGGATGCGCTCGCTTCGGCTCAGGAGCAAAACGAACACTTTGATCTGAACATTGCCACCAATTTATTTGTGGACGATTTCATAGATGCAACGATCAAGTTTCAGCAGATCGCCAGAGTTTTCTATGACGCATTGGTCGAGAAGGTGTCCTACTCGAAGCCCACAGAAGCCGCCGCCATCATCAACCGATGGGTGTCGGATTCAACGAAAGGGCGGCTGCGTGAGATCGTCACGCCCGATGGTCTGGAGGGAGCCGTCATTACGCTTATCAACGTGATCTATTTCAAGGGACTGTGGACATTCCCGTTCCCTGAAATCCCGAACAACTCAAAGCCGTTCAATGGATCGCGTGGCAAGACAAGCAACGCGATGTACATGGAGCAGAACGGTCACTTCTACTACGACAACTCGGCCGAGCTTGGAGCACAGATTCTGCGCCTACCGTACCGTGGCAACAAGCTGGCCATGTACTTTATCCTTCCGAACCAGGGCAACTCGGTGCAGTCGGTGTTGGACCGTTTGGACAACGAGGTGCTGCACCGTGCCCTCTGGTACATGGATGAGAGCGAGGTCAATGTGACCATCCCGAGATTCAAGATTGACTTCAGTGAGACGCTTAATGAACCTCTACAGGCG ATGGGAATCAAGGAAATTTTCTCCGTGAATGCCTCGTTGTCGCTGCTGGCTAGAGGCCGTGGAGTTGATGGTAAAATACGCGTGTCTCGTATCTTACAGAAAGCCGCTATCACCATCAACGAGTTCGGTAGTGAAACCCAATCGTCTGCAG AAACTTCACTGACCGGTAAATTCGGAGGAAATGAGGTGCAGACATTCACCGCCAACCGgccattcattttcttcatcgaAGACGAAGCATTCGGTACCATGCTGTTTGCCGGCAAGGTTGAGGATCCACAA ATCA TTGCCACAGTTTTAATGTTTGTCGTTAACGCCCAACGTGACGCCCATGGACCCTATCAACAGAAGCGACAAGTTGCCTTTGATCTGCAGTTTCTTAAG GAAGtttttcaaaagcaaaacTCCAACGTAGTCCTTTCGCCGTTCTCGGTGAAAATCCTACTCACTCTGATCTATGAGGCATCGGACACTAACTTTGGCAGCTCCGTGTCCCAGACAAACAAGGAACTGAATGCCGTTATCCAACCGGAAGGCATTGAAAAGACGCGCAGCTTCTACAAGGATTTGCTCGCTTCGGCTCAGGAGCAAAACGAAGACTTTGACCTAAACATTGCCACCAACTTCTACGTGGACGATTTCATTGAGGTGATCAACAAATATCAGCAGATCGCCAAAGCGCACTACGATGCGTCGGTAGAGAAGGTGTCCTACTCGAAGCCCACAGAAGCCGCCGCCATCATCAACCGATGGGTGTCGGATTCAACGAAAGGTCGGCTGCGTGAGATCGTCACGCCCGATGGTCTGGAGGGAGCCGTCATTACGCTTATCAACGTGATCTATTTCAAGGGACTGTGGACATTCCCGTTCCCTGAAATCCCCAACAACTCAAAGCCGTTCTATGGATCGCGTGGCAAGACAAGCAACGCGATGTACATGGAGCAGAACGGTCACTTCTACTACGACAACTCGGCCGAGCTTGGAGCACAGATCCTGCGCCTACCGTACCGTGGCAACAAGCTGGCCATGTACTTTATCCTCCCGAACCAGGGCAACTCGGTGCAGTCGGTGTTGGACCGTTTAGACAACGAGGTGCTGCATCGTGCCCTCTGGTATATGGATGAGAGCGAGGTCAATGTGACCATCCCGAGATTCAAGATTGACTTCAGTGAGACGCTTAATGAACCTCTACAGGCG ATTGGAATCAAGGAAATTTTCTCCGTGAATGCCTCTCTGCCACTGCTGGCTCGTGGCCGTGGAGCCCGCGGTGAAGTGCGCGTGTCTCGTATCTTCCAGAAAGCCGGTATTACCATCAACGAGCTTGGAAGTGAGGCCTACGCTGCTACCG AAATCCAACTGGTCAACAAATTCGGAGGAGATGGGGTGCAGATATTCACCGCCAACCGgccattcattttcttcatcgaAGACGAAGCATTCGGTACCATGCTGTTTGCCGGCAAGGTAGAGGATCCGTCCATCTAG